In Leptospira venezuelensis, the DNA window GTGGAATAAAGCTAAAAATGTTATCAAAAAAGAAGATAACCTTGGCTTTAACCCGAAGAAAAAAGACGAACTATGGTATAGAGAAAAGCCGATCACTTACGCGGAAGAATTGACCGAAAAATTCAACGCGAATGCTGATCCTGCTAAACGTTTAGACATCGCTATCGAAGCTCTTCGAAACAAAGAAGAAGCTGAATCGGCGATTGATACTTTCGCTCATCATTATTTTGAAGAAGAGCAAACTCACGATTCATTCCGCAAGATCGTTGCATATTTGTATTTGGATGAAGTCGCTTCGACCATGGAAGGAGAGGACGGAAGTCCTTACGATTTCCAAAGATACCAAAAATTGGATGATGTTTCTAAGATTGTTAAGTCTCTCAAAAGAGAAGAGGTCCTGGAATATTCTTCTAAGATCAGCAACTTGGATATCAAAAAGTCTTTCGTAGACTTAGTGAAAAAATCGCATTCTGATTGGGTCAATATCCTTGTTGGACTTCTATTCGAGGTTCCAGTTAAGAATAACAGATACGTTGTTTCCGTTCTGGAAGCTGACGGGAAATTCGCTGAACTAAACTTATTCATTGAAACTTCATCTAGCCGTGCCAAAGAAAACCCTGAAGTTTTCCTATGGGTGGCAAAATCTATTCTTCTCAAAACTTGGGAAGAAGAATGGATGAACGTTTCCAGACAGGATCTAATCCTAAGAGTTCTTCGTTTATTAAAGCCTCTAAACAAAATTGAGGAAAAAGGAACCAAGCTTAAGAACACCTGCCAAGAAATCCTTTTCGGAAACGATGCAGCTGTAATTAGCGAGGCGATCCAAAACGGAGATTCTGAATATATCCGCAAAGTTTATGCTCTTTATAGAGAAGTTCCTTATATCGAAGAGACTGAAAAAGACAAATTGATGTCTCTCATCAGAGCTCTGAAACCTGATTTGATTTGGGAAGAAGAGGACGATGATGAAGAGGAAGAGGATGTTCTGGCAAGAATCCCAGAAAATGCAGTCCTCGTTACTCGTCGTGCGCTGAACGCTAAAAAAGCAGAGTTCGATCATTTGGTGAACGTTGAGATGCCTGAAAACTCCAGAGATATCGGAGAGGCTCAGGAAAGAGGGGACTTAAGAGAGAACGCGGAATACAAAGCCGCTATGGAAAAACAAGTCCAGCTCCAAGCTCAGATCAAAAAACTGGAAGCGGAACTCAAAGCTGCTATCGTTCTAGATCTATCCAACGTGAAAACGGATCGTATCAATATTGGAACCACCGTAAAACTCAAAAACGAGTCCAGCGGAGAAGACCAAACTTATTCTATCTTAGGTGCTTGGGATGCGGATACTGAAAGAAATATTATTTCTTATCAGTCACCGCTTGCTAAGTCTCTTTTGGGTAAAAAAGTGGGAGATAACGCTTCTTTAAATCTTGGTGGAACAGAAACCAAGTTTAAGGTTTTGCAGATTAGCAGATACTCTCTCCAAAACCAGGACTAAGAGAAAAAGTTTCGCACAGAGCTCACTGAGGGGCGATTGGCTCCTTCTGTTAAATTAAAAATACTCCGTGAACTCTGTGTTCTCCGTGCGAACTAAAAACCCCGCAACTCGCGGGGTTTTTTATTTGATTTGGATATCTGAGATCTGCGCTGAGTAGATTTCTCCATCGCTCAAAACATGATTTATGGTCATCTTTATTTCTTCGCTTAAGTCTAACTGGGCTGGAATGTTTTGAAAATCTCCCAAAGTTTTAGAAGAGACAACCAGATTTACAAGCGAACGAATTTGTGTAATTCTATCTGCTAATTCTTTATCTAATTTGGGTTGGTTTGGCTCGTAAGAAAATGCCAATTTGAATTTTACCGATTTAGAATAAGAGTAAGGCCGCTACGACTATAAGTGTCAGCTTTAGTTTTTGATTCATAAAACCCTCCGCGGCTTTGCGACTCTGCGTAAACTAAAATCTTACCAGATCAGTAAACCAATCGGAAGTATTTCCTGCGCGATCCTTAATGCGGATCTGAAGCAGCATATACTTTTTCCAAGCGGAAAAGGTTTTAGGAAATTTGATTATAAGCATTTTGCGATCTGCATCGAATTCGCTGGGATACACTTCTCCTTCTAATAGAACTTCTGCGCCGCCTGCGTAGCCGGAGCCCGTATCGGAAACCGTGTATAATCTTTCTTCAATTCCCTCTTCTTCCTGGCCTTTGATCCTCCTATGTCTTGTGATTAGGTATGGATAGTTGACGGCCGGTTTTGCATCGTCAGTGAGAATTGCCAAAGCTCCAAGTTTAGTGAGTAAAGCAATCTGCCCTTTCTGTTTTAGAGCAGACCATTTTTTAGAAGCCTTATCGTAAATATAGATACCGTCTTTTTTACCGAGGGCTGCACCTCTCCAGGTAAGTTCAGCTTCTCCAACCCATGATAGATCAGAAGATTCTAATTCATAAATAGAGCCCTTGGATTTAAGACCTTCCGGTAGTTTTAGATCTTCTTCCAGTTTTTCCAATTTTTTGAAAATCAATTGGCCTTGGCCGTAGGTAGTTTTGTTCGGAGTTTTGATCTTCAGAATTCCATCTGTGGAATTAAATTCAGTTTTTGTAATGGATGGTTTTCTGGTATTTATCGTTCCGACTTCTATTTCTAAAGGAAGAATGGAATGATTTCCAGCATGATCGGATGCTTTAAGGACAAGTTTGATAATGCTACCAGTTTCGAAATTCCTAAGATCGATACTTGGTCCTTTTGCAGGAAAGAGATTATAAACATAAACAGGAGGATTTAAAGAAGAACGATTCGAATCAAAGATATCATGGTGGATCCTAGCTTCTTCGTAACTCATTCCTCTAAATGATCTTTCATACAATGGGACTT includes these proteins:
- the greA gene encoding transcription elongation factor GreA — translated: MSNETATTAETKPASELDKLTSLFNEEIYVRSDANSIPASKFKIYDDLIESFQSSGLIDSAKTKLEEHLADHPESISARYMLGLLGLQKGSIDAASYFKTLLDSFKQASKWVIIEHITDNILKFGEDRYALRFKAEALEKLKKNKELKPILEKLAKQDRKNPEIAKKYALAILDENKEKAVAYLKQAIETFAKTKDYLQFEEIWPIFVANSYDDIQFVEKVERILLGHREKTRLAGYLYPLVDPFKITEDWDRVIYLLKKILDHEPVSNKARNELIRVYKLKYANHSLLEDFLKMSELGNNRKPVKVCISNFERNIVFDTGNYVLHRNWGVGKIVSISPNGDSIFVDFKDKKNHKLSIQMAITSLKPLKGDHIWVRFYEDKASVVSLFENDVPGFFKELLTSFENHMLVAEMKAEIAGKFIPVVDWSKWWNKAKNVIKKEDNLGFNPKKKDELWYREKPITYAEELTEKFNANADPAKRLDIAIEALRNKEEAESAIDTFAHHYFEEEQTHDSFRKIVAYLYLDEVASTMEGEDGSPYDFQRYQKLDDVSKIVKSLKREEVLEYSSKISNLDIKKSFVDLVKKSHSDWVNILVGLLFEVPVKNNRYVVSVLEADGKFAELNLFIETSSSRAKENPEVFLWVAKSILLKTWEEEWMNVSRQDLILRVLRLLKPLNKIEEKGTKLKNTCQEILFGNDAAVISEAIQNGDSEYIRKVYALYREVPYIEETEKDKLMSLIRALKPDLIWEEEDDDEEEEDVLARIPENAVLVTRRALNAKKAEFDHLVNVEMPENSRDIGEAQERGDLRENAEYKAAMEKQVQLQAQIKKLEAELKAAIVLDLSNVKTDRINIGTTVKLKNESSGEDQTYSILGAWDADTERNIISYQSPLAKSLLGKKVGDNASLNLGGTETKFKVLQISRYSLQNQD
- a CDS encoding M23 family metallopeptidase, giving the protein MGKNFLKLFPQIPIRFGLLSLLLILAWGEGKAGETGSKVSAVSPSIKAGPPAPKNIWDDLTPEVLADLGNLGFPMEMETPISGSYAEYRVHHLHMGCDFKTFHTNGISAISPFQGYIESIGQSTKGYGSNIILKSSGSNLKAKFAHLLDFKGFRKDLDLLREALALLSGGEFQVKLSPGSYNLPKGENIARLGESGTGVSHLHFELHLPNGTLNPLPYLPLRGKDRYSPELLLLYVDSEDGVQARLPLEKKGEGKFALPGNQKLNLAGGVRFRLGAYDQMTSRNKNNLFFAGIYKDEVPLYERSFRGMSYEEARIHHDIFDSNRSSLNPPVYVYNLFPAKGPSIDLRNFETGSIIKLVLKASDHAGNHSILPLEIEVGTINTRKPSITKTEFNSTDGILKIKTPNKTTYGQGQLIFKKLEKLEEDLKLPEGLKSKGSIYELESSDLSWVGEAELTWRGAALGKKDGIYIYDKASKKWSALKQKGQIALLTKLGALAILTDDAKPAVNYPYLITRHRRIKGQEEEGIEERLYTVSDTGSGYAGGAEVLLEGEVYPSEFDADRKMLIIKFPKTFSAWKKYMLLQIRIKDRAGNTSDWFTDLVRF